A region of Ahaetulla prasina isolate Xishuangbanna chromosome 12, ASM2864084v1, whole genome shotgun sequence DNA encodes the following proteins:
- the LOC131184282 gene encoding neuropilin and tolloid-like protein 2 encodes MKSACRLSEKKKTGLFEQITKTHGTVIGITSGIVLVLLIISILVQIKQPRKKVMTCKTTFNKTGFQEVFDPPHYELFSLRDKEISTDLADLSEELENYQKMRRSSTASRCIHDHHCGSQTATAKQSRTNLSSMELPFHNDFAPPQPMKTFNSTFKKSSYTFKQAHECPEQVIEDRVMEEIPCEIYVRGREDTAQGTLSMDF; translated from the exons ATGAAGAGTGCTTGTC GgctatcagaaaagaagaaaacaggaTTATTCGAACAGATCACCAAAACTCATGGGACGGTCATTGGAATTACGTCAGGGATCGTCTTGGTCCTCCTCATCATTTCCATCCTGGTGCAGATCAAACAGCCTCGCAAAAAAGTCATGACCTGCAAAACCACCTTCAACAAAACCGGCTTCCAGGAGGTCTTCGACCCTCCCCACTACGAACTCTTCTCCCTGAGGGACAAAGAGATTTCCACCGATTTGGCTGACCTCTCCGAGGAACTGGAAAACTACCAGAAAATGAGGCGCTCCTCCACCGCCTCGCGGTGCATTCACGACCATCACTGCGGCTCGCAAACCGCCACGGCCAAGCAAAGCAGGACCAACCTGAGTTCCATGGAACTCCCTTTCCACAACGATTTCGCGCCTCCGCAGCCGATGAAAACTTTCAACAGCACCTTCAAGAAAAGCAGTTACACTTTCAAGCAGGCTCATGAATGTCCCGAGCAGGTCATCGAAGACCGGGTGATGGAAGAGATCCCTTGCGAAATCTACGTCCGGGGTCGCGAAGACACAGCTCAGGGTACCTTATCGATGGATTTTTAA